One region of Permianibacter fluminis genomic DNA includes:
- a CDS encoding transglutaminase-like cysteine peptidase encodes MSLLRTLLLRTLSLLRHDVRNRHRLAVIFAALALLMAFADVELAPQLLERMSAKYGDAARTRLLDWQQLLARPPSDVRSTLTTVNNFFNQVEFIPDDEHWQQKDYWATPVEFLASNGGDCEDFSIAKYMTLIALGVPEAQLRITYVKAVELNQAHMVLTWYEKPDAEPLVLDNLIGDIRPASQRTDLVPVYSFNGADLWLAKERGAGQLVGSSERISPWRELLARLARDFKKAPFLAPGKP; translated from the coding sequence TTGTCGTTACTGCGAACGCTGTTACTGCGAACGCTATCACTGCTCCGGCACGATGTTCGGAACCGTCACCGGCTGGCCGTGATTTTTGCCGCGCTGGCCCTGTTGATGGCGTTCGCCGACGTCGAGCTGGCGCCGCAACTGCTGGAGCGGATGAGCGCAAAATACGGCGACGCGGCACGCACCCGACTGCTCGATTGGCAGCAGTTGCTGGCGCGTCCGCCCAGCGACGTTCGCAGCACCCTCACTACCGTCAACAACTTCTTCAATCAGGTCGAGTTCATCCCCGACGACGAGCACTGGCAGCAAAAAGACTACTGGGCGACGCCAGTGGAATTTCTTGCCAGCAACGGCGGCGACTGTGAAGATTTCTCCATTGCCAAATACATGACTTTGATTGCGTTAGGCGTGCCGGAAGCGCAGCTGCGCATCACCTACGTCAAGGCGGTCGAACTGAATCAGGCGCATATGGTGCTGACCTGGTATGAAAAGCCGGACGCCGAGCCGCTGGTGCTGGACAATCTGATCGGCGACATCCGGCCGGCTTCACAGCGTACCGATCTGGTGCCGGTTTACAGTTTCAACGGCGCCGATCTGTGGCTGGCCAAGGAACGCGGGGCCGGCCAGTTGGTGGGCAGCAGCGAGCGCATTTCACCGTGGCGTGAATTGCTCGCCCGCTTGGCCCGAGATTTCAAGAAGGCGCCATTCCTGGCGCCCGGCAAACCATGA
- a CDS encoding DUF1841 family protein, which yields MIFGSDRNNLRKLWFEVYRKAQAGEPLTALEEQIKAVIALHPEYHKALAQPERYSQQDYLPEFGEVNPFLHMGLHMGLREQLATDRPNGIAGLYAQLCLRLGDKHEAEHCLMDCLAESLWQAQRDGRMPDEQAYLALIRTRLANL from the coding sequence ATGATCTTCGGTTCCGATCGCAATAACCTGCGCAAACTCTGGTTTGAGGTCTATCGCAAGGCCCAGGCCGGCGAGCCGTTGACCGCGCTGGAAGAGCAGATCAAGGCGGTGATCGCGCTGCATCCGGAATACCACAAGGCGCTGGCCCAGCCGGAGCGTTACAGCCAGCAGGATTACCTGCCGGAATTTGGCGAAGTGAATCCGTTTCTGCACATGGGCCTGCACATGGGCCTGCGCGAGCAATTGGCCACTGACCGGCCAAATGGCATCGCAGGGCTTTATGCGCAGCTCTGTCTGCGGCTCGGCGACAAGCATGAGGCCGAACATTGTTTGATGGATTGTCTGGCCGAATCGCTCTGGCAGGCCCAGCGTGACGGCCGGATGCCGGATGAGCAAGCCTATCTGGCGTTGATCCGAACCCGGCTGGCGAATTTGTGA